A genomic window from Vagococcus sp. CY52-2 includes:
- a CDS encoding ABC transporter ATP-binding protein yields MRQHGPGGVKGKKAKPKNFWKTTKRLMSYMLKRWYLIALVFVLATASTIFQIRTPKILGEATTEIFSGLMKAKQTMMSGGKVGKIDIDFDKIASILMIVLAMYIASAVFSFLQQFIMTRISQRTVYQLRKEFKEKMGRVPVSYYDTHSNGDIMSRAINDMDNIATTLQQTLTQFVTSILMFFGVLWMMLTISWKLTIVAALTVPLSLIITMIIAPKSQRYFGKQQASLGLLNNQIEESYSGHAVVKSFNHEKDNIDVFEIQNQQLYESGWKSQFISAIIMPLMNFVKNISYVFIAVLGGIQVANGYMPLGDVQAFMQYTNQFAQPLSQMANLLNTIQSTIASAERIFDVLDEMEMSDAIVDDSLAKPTDAVVSFQHMAFGYDDSELLMKDFNLDVFKGQKVAIVGPTGAGKTTIINLLERFYDVSGGSILYQGKDTRNIKREKLRSHFSMVLQDTWLFTGSIVDNIRYGKMDASEEDVIRAAKAARVDEFVRRLPEGYDTVLNEDASNISQGQRQLITIARAFLVNPDVLILDEATSSVDTRTEILIQEAMDRLLEGRTSFVVAHRLSTIRDADNIIVMDQGDIVETGNHDQLLEKAGFYAELYNSQFSTGVSI; encoded by the coding sequence ATGAGACAGCACGGACCTGGTGGAGTAAAAGGAAAAAAAGCCAAACCAAAGAATTTTTGGAAAACAACCAAACGATTGATGTCATATATGTTAAAACGATGGTATTTAATAGCATTAGTGTTTGTGTTAGCTACCGCCTCAACAATATTTCAAATCCGTACCCCTAAAATATTAGGGGAAGCAACAACTGAAATTTTTTCTGGGTTAATGAAAGCCAAACAAACGATGATGAGTGGTGGAAAAGTAGGGAAAATCGATATCGATTTTGATAAAATTGCTAGTATTTTAATGATTGTTCTAGCGATGTATATTGCTTCTGCTGTTTTTAGTTTTCTACAACAGTTTATTATGACACGAATTTCTCAACGAACAGTGTATCAATTAAGAAAAGAATTTAAAGAAAAAATGGGACGTGTCCCTGTTTCTTACTATGACACGCATTCAAATGGTGATATTATGTCTCGTGCGATTAACGACATGGATAATATTGCTACAACCCTCCAACAAACGTTAACTCAGTTTGTAACAAGTATTTTAATGTTTTTCGGGGTACTGTGGATGATGTTAACAATCAGCTGGAAGTTAACAATTGTTGCAGCGTTGACAGTGCCACTAAGTTTAATCATCACAATGATTATTGCACCAAAATCTCAACGTTATTTTGGCAAACAACAAGCGAGTTTAGGTTTATTAAACAATCAGATTGAAGAAAGCTATAGTGGACATGCAGTTGTTAAAAGTTTTAATCATGAAAAAGATAATATAGATGTATTTGAAATTCAAAATCAACAGTTATATGAATCTGGTTGGAAATCGCAATTTATTTCAGCGATTATTATGCCATTGATGAACTTTGTAAAAAATATTAGTTATGTCTTTATTGCTGTATTAGGTGGGATTCAAGTAGCAAATGGATACATGCCTTTAGGGGACGTACAAGCTTTTATGCAATACACTAACCAATTTGCTCAACCTCTAAGTCAAATGGCGAATCTGTTAAATACAATCCAATCAACAATTGCTTCGGCTGAACGTATTTTTGATGTATTAGATGAAATGGAAATGAGTGATGCAATAGTTGATGATTCACTTGCTAAACCAACAGATGCAGTTGTGTCATTCCAACATATGGCATTTGGGTATGATGATAGTGAATTATTGATGAAAGACTTTAACTTAGATGTATTTAAGGGACAAAAAGTTGCCATTGTAGGACCAACAGGTGCTGGTAAAACAACGATCATCAATTTACTTGAGCGTTTTTATGACGTTTCAGGTGGATCGATTTTGTATCAAGGAAAAGACACTCGTAATATTAAACGTGAAAAACTACGTTCTCATTTTTCAATGGTTTTACAAGATACTTGGTTATTCACTGGTTCAATTGTTGATAACATTCGCTATGGAAAAATGGATGCTAGTGAAGAAGATGTTATTCGTGCAGCAAAAGCAGCACGTGTAGATGAATTTGTTCGTCGTTTACCAGAAGGATATGATACCGTGTTAAACGAAGACGCATCAAATATTTCTCAAGGACAAAGACAGTTAATCACCATCGCTCGGGCTTTTTTAGTTAATCCAGATGTCTTAATTTTAGATGAAGCCACTTCAAGTGTTGATACAAGAACTGAAATATTGATACAAGAAGCAATGGATAGATTATTAGAAGGTCGTACAAGTTTTGTTGTGGCTCACAGATTATCAACGATTCGCGATGCAGATAATATTATTGTGATGGATCAAGGGGACATCGTTGAAACAGGAAATCATGATCAATTACTTGAAAAAGCCGGTTTCTATGCTGAATTGTATAATAGTCAATTTTCAACAGGGGTAAGTATTTAA
- a CDS encoding NAD(P)/FAD-dependent oxidoreductase has protein sequence MTKEIYDITIIGGGPAGIFAAFYAGMRQAKTKIIESLPQLGGQLSLLYPEKLIYDVAGFPNIKAQQLVDQLVEQIKPFNQTICLDEEVLQIEKEDDMFKLITKKSTHYSKTVIIAAGNGAFQPKRLTTEGHEYYEGKGLHYFVTDMEQFRGKDIMICGGGDSAVDWALMLENVAKSVKLVHRRPTFRAHEHSISLLEQSSVEIETPFVIQELHGDGEHLTGVTLFNPKEDESKTIDVSDLLVNYGFSSSLGPIKNWPIELTRQSIVTDSATRTSVDGIFAIGDISTYDGKVELIATGFGEAPIAVNHAVNHINPKERIQPMHSTSLFDQ, from the coding sequence ATGACAAAAGAAATATACGATATTACAATTATTGGTGGTGGACCTGCTGGGATTTTCGCTGCTTTTTACGCTGGAATGAGACAAGCTAAAACTAAAATTATTGAATCTCTACCACAACTTGGAGGACAACTTAGTTTACTTTATCCGGAAAAGCTCATTTACGATGTAGCAGGGTTTCCAAATATAAAAGCACAACAATTAGTCGATCAATTAGTTGAACAAATTAAACCGTTTAATCAAACGATTTGTTTAGATGAAGAAGTGTTACAAATTGAAAAAGAAGATGACATGTTTAAACTTATTACAAAAAAAAGCACACATTATTCCAAAACGGTAATCATCGCTGCCGGTAATGGTGCGTTTCAACCAAAACGATTAACAACTGAGGGTCATGAGTATTATGAAGGAAAAGGACTACACTATTTTGTGACTGATATGGAACAATTTAGAGGAAAAGATATCATGATTTGTGGTGGTGGTGATTCTGCGGTTGATTGGGCATTGATGCTTGAAAATGTTGCTAAATCTGTCAAACTGGTACATCGTCGTCCAACGTTTAGAGCACATGAACATAGTATCAGCTTATTAGAACAATCCAGTGTCGAAATCGAAACGCCTTTTGTTATTCAAGAATTACATGGAGATGGAGAACACTTAACAGGTGTTACCCTATTTAATCCAAAAGAAGATGAATCAAAAACGATTGACGTATCTGATTTACTCGTTAATTACGGTTTTTCTTCTTCACTAGGGCCAATAAAGAATTGGCCAATTGAATTAACACGTCAATCAATTGTAACGGATTCTGCTACTAGAACGTCTGTTGATGGTATTTTTGCGATTGGGGATATTTCGACGTATGATGGGAAAGTTGAACTTATCGCAACTGGATTTGGTGAAGCACCGATTGCCGTTAACCACGCAGTAAACCACATAAATCCTAAAGAACGTATTCAACCAATGCATAGTACTAGTTTATTTGACCAATAG
- a CDS encoding serine hydrolase, with translation MYSKTIQFIESLCKESIIPGANYLFFSQDNVVRGSTGYKQFLPVKEKATSNVLYDMASLTKVMMTNTVVLKLIEQNQLNIDVPFNTYLPIWHEDKVTLRHLLTHTSAISGYIDNRDELSAEELKEALLTLPVDYKKMGREKKYTDTGTLLIGFMLEEIYRQNVHNIFEKEVLIPLNMVHSGFSKINTSLCAPTELTKNRDLIKGEVHDPKAYQLKEHCGSAGLFSNIDDSFKFVQMMLNKGRLPNGEVFLEEETVMLLLNDFTPNNDLSRSLGWDLKYHLEKKHPILYHTGYTGTFMLIDIIEQEAFIFLSNRVHPYDNRQDYLRKRDELIEVYQKEQTN, from the coding sequence ATGTATTCTAAAACCATTCAATTTATTGAGTCATTGTGTAAAGAAAGCATCATTCCAGGTGCTAATTATTTGTTTTTTAGTCAAGATAATGTTGTAAGGGGAAGTACGGGGTATAAACAATTTTTACCTGTTAAAGAAAAAGCAACCTCTAATGTCTTATATGATATGGCATCACTTACGAAAGTTATGATGACTAATACTGTCGTATTAAAATTAATTGAACAAAATCAACTAAATATTGATGTGCCTTTTAACACGTATTTACCCATATGGCATGAAGACAAGGTGACATTAAGACATCTGTTAACACATACCTCAGCTATTTCAGGGTACATTGACAATAGAGATGAGCTATCAGCTGAAGAATTAAAAGAGGCGTTGTTGACGTTACCAGTAGATTATAAAAAAATGGGCAGAGAAAAAAAATATACAGATACGGGAACGTTATTAATAGGATTTATGCTTGAAGAGATTTATAGACAGAATGTTCATAATATATTTGAAAAGGAAGTTTTAATCCCCTTAAATATGGTGCATAGTGGTTTTAGTAAAATAAACACTTCTTTATGTGCACCAACAGAGTTAACGAAAAATAGAGATTTAATTAAAGGAGAAGTACATGATCCAAAAGCATATCAATTAAAGGAACACTGTGGCAGTGCGGGGTTATTTAGTAATATTGACGATAGTTTTAAATTTGTTCAAATGATGTTAAATAAAGGAAGGCTACCAAATGGAGAAGTATTTTTAGAAGAAGAAACAGTGATGTTATTATTAAATGATTTTACACCGAATAACGATTTATCTCGTTCACTAGGTTGGGATTTAAAGTATCATTTAGAAAAAAAACATCCGATATTATATCATACTGGTTATACTGGTACTTTTATGTTGATAGATATTATTGAACAAGAGGCTTTTATTTTTTTATCAAATCGAGTCCATCCTTATGATAATAGACAAGATTATTTAAGAAAACGTGATGAATTAATTGAAGTTTATCAAAAAGAACAGACGAATTAA
- a CDS encoding TIGR01906 family membrane protein yields MVKSKEIVNRVVLILFLLSLAIMLTINARWLYVFDIHYLGITEYTEYSKQTILSNYDDLMRYLNFFWVKTLSMKDFPTSSEGAFHFFEVKRLFQMNYAILLITLVPSLKYLYHLFKDKMVWTLTTMIQGILLSLGALAFFMVVAFNQFFVLFHEVFFNNDAWIFYPEIDPIILVLPQDYFFHCFILFFVLFIFFLMILLIKGKKELKKNQ; encoded by the coding sequence GTGGTAAAATCAAAGGAGATAGTAAACAGGGTTGTCTTAATTCTATTTTTATTAAGTCTAGCGATTATGTTGACGATTAATGCTAGATGGTTATACGTATTTGATATTCATTATTTAGGCATTACAGAGTACACAGAATATAGTAAACAAACTATTTTATCTAACTATGATGATTTGATGCGATATTTAAACTTCTTTTGGGTAAAAACACTATCGATGAAAGATTTTCCAACTTCATCTGAAGGGGCATTTCATTTTTTTGAGGTTAAACGGTTATTTCAAATGAACTATGCTATATTGTTGATTACGTTAGTGCCAAGCCTAAAATATTTATACCATTTATTTAAAGATAAGATGGTTTGGACTCTTACTACAATGATACAGGGTATTTTACTAAGTTTAGGAGCATTGGCTTTTTTTATGGTTGTTGCTTTCAATCAATTTTTTGTCTTATTTCATGAAGTTTTCTTTAATAACGATGCCTGGATTTTTTACCCTGAGATAGATCCTATTATTTTAGTTTTGCCTCAGGACTATTTTTTCCATTGTTTTATTTTGTTTTTTGTTTTATTTATTTTCTTTTTAATGATATTACTTATTAAAGGAAAAAAAGAATTAAAAAAAAACCAGTGA
- a CDS encoding phosphatidylglycerophosphatase A, with amino-acid sequence MTIKKETLKKMSRQLLLDRGVTIKDIAELVYFLQEKYVQDLTLDMCLENVEAVLNKREVQNAILTGIQLDIATENHQVLEPLQEILETDEGLYGIDEILALSIVNIYGSIGFTNYGYIDKVKPGILEKLNSHEGNQVHTFLDDIVGAIAAAAASRLAHSEPDRLNENQ; translated from the coding sequence ATGACAATAAAAAAAGAAACGCTAAAAAAAATGTCTCGACAATTATTATTAGATCGTGGTGTAACAATTAAAGACATCGCAGAGCTAGTTTACTTTCTACAAGAAAAATACGTACAAGATTTAACTCTTGATATGTGTTTAGAAAACGTTGAGGCTGTTTTAAATAAACGAGAAGTTCAAAATGCTATTTTAACAGGGATTCAACTTGATATCGCCACAGAAAATCATCAAGTGCTAGAACCTTTACAAGAAATTCTTGAAACTGATGAAGGTTTATATGGAATTGATGAAATATTAGCATTATCTATTGTTAATATATATGGTTCCATTGGTTTTACTAACTATGGTTACATAGATAAAGTCAAACCAGGTATTTTAGAAAAATTGAATTCACATGAAGGAAATCAAGTTCATACCTTTTTAGATGATATTGTCGGAGCTATCGCAGCTGCTGCAGCAAGTCGTCTAGCTCACTCTGAACCCGATCGACTAAACGAAAACCAGTGA
- a CDS encoding VOC family protein, with amino-acid sequence MVNFSLNPNTKLTSVAIKVKDFDRMLSFYQQVVGFDLINEENDMAILGIGSQKRKLLGLISTPDGVEGSNIQTGLNHTSFVFPTRDDLARFIKHLMLLNYPIEGESDHGFCESVYISDPENNRLEFSWDKPKDEWPMVDGKIDGVTKELNIQQCLNNVKGEYTSVPDETKVGHVHLSVSDLEMVYNFYAETLGFKIKDDDFSSTHLLSVNDYHHQLAINESQSNDMSPVIRDTDLGVDHVTFDVPTMEDLLSLKENLETLGSDFYYNKGKRIIGLYDPSGIHLWFIVFKKENKK; translated from the coding sequence ATGGTTAACTTTTCATTAAATCCAAACACCAAATTAACTTCTGTTGCCATTAAGGTAAAAGATTTTGACAGAATGTTAAGTTTCTACCAACAAGTTGTTGGGTTTGATTTGATTAATGAAGAAAATGATATGGCGATTTTAGGTATTGGTAGCCAGAAAAGAAAATTGCTGGGATTGATTTCGACACCAGATGGCGTGGAAGGGTCAAATATTCAGACAGGATTAAACCATACATCGTTTGTTTTTCCAACTCGAGACGATCTTGCTCGTTTTATTAAGCATCTCATGTTATTAAATTATCCAATTGAAGGCGAAAGTGATCATGGTTTTTGTGAGTCAGTTTATATCAGTGATCCTGAAAATAATCGTTTAGAATTTAGTTGGGATAAGCCAAAAGATGAGTGGCCAATGGTAGATGGTAAAATAGATGGTGTAACAAAAGAATTAAACATTCAACAATGTTTAAACAATGTGAAAGGTGAATACACATCAGTTCCAGATGAAACAAAAGTGGGACATGTTCATTTATCAGTATCGGATTTAGAAATGGTTTATAATTTTTATGCTGAGACATTAGGATTCAAAATAAAAGATGATGATTTTAGTTCAACTCATTTATTGTCAGTTAACGATTATCATCACCAGCTAGCCATTAATGAATCACAATCAAATGACATGTCACCTGTTATTCGTGATACTGACTTAGGAGTAGACCATGTAACGTTTGATGTCCCAACAATGGAGGATTTACTTTCATTAAAGGAGAATCTTGAGACACTTGGTAGTGACTTCTACTATAATAAAGGCAAGAGAATTATTGGATTATATGATCCAAGTGGTATTCATTTGTGGTTTATTGTATTTAAAAAAGAGAACAAAAAATAG
- a CDS encoding ABC transporter ATP-binding protein — protein MLRIIKRMSLPAVLGAILFIVIQITSDLYLPTLTSNIIDNGVTKGDISYIWRVGFVMIGISFIGILASIANTFIATRQAQKLGKKLRSEIYEKVEYSSQREFDKIGTASLITRTTNDVNQIQMVSQMFLRIMINAPITLIGASVLAFYRDRELTKIFLYVIPMIILVVGVTMYFAIPLFKSLQQKTDRLNLVFREGLTGVRVIRAFNQTKFEEHRFDDANKDYTNTAIKVNTLMSFLLPVITFIISVTNVSIIWFGGHNIAEGTLEVGNMMAFMTYAMQILMSFVMMAMIFVFVPRAQASAVRINEVLDMKDDIKNPDSPKAFNSDSSLTFKEVSYSYSGAEKPALSDVDFTAKKGDTVAIIGGTGSGKSTLVNLIPRFFDTTEGEILVDECNVKDVLQHELREKVSFVPQKAVLFTGTIRSNMQYGKENATDDEIWKALETAQAKSFVSELPDGLDSKVEQGGTNFSGGQRQRLCIARALIKDASVYVFDDSFSALDFKTDAALRKALKESITEAVVVIVAQRISTVVDADTILVLDDGVMVGRGDHQTLKATNDTYQEIISSQLSKEEIA, from the coding sequence ATGTTAAGAATCATAAAACGAATGTCTCTACCAGCAGTTTTAGGGGCTATTTTATTCATCGTAATTCAAATTACGAGCGATTTGTATTTACCAACGCTCACGTCAAATATTATTGATAATGGTGTTACTAAGGGAGATATCTCATACATCTGGCGCGTTGGTTTTGTGATGATAGGTATCTCATTTATCGGCATATTAGCATCTATTGCTAATACCTTTATTGCCACAAGACAAGCGCAAAAACTAGGAAAAAAATTGCGTTCTGAGATTTATGAAAAAGTAGAATATTCATCTCAACGTGAATTTGACAAGATTGGAACAGCGTCTTTAATTACCAGAACAACCAATGATGTTAATCAAATTCAAATGGTTAGTCAAATGTTCTTAAGAATCATGATTAATGCACCGATCACATTAATAGGTGCAAGTGTTTTGGCTTTTTATCGTGACAGAGAACTGACAAAAATATTTTTATATGTCATTCCAATGATTATATTAGTTGTGGGCGTCACAATGTATTTTGCGATTCCATTATTTAAAAGTTTACAACAAAAAACAGATAGACTGAACTTAGTATTTCGTGAAGGACTAACAGGTGTACGGGTTATCCGTGCATTTAATCAAACAAAATTTGAAGAGCATCGTTTTGATGATGCTAATAAAGACTACACGAATACTGCCATAAAGGTAAATACACTGATGTCATTCTTATTACCTGTGATTACGTTCATTATTAGTGTGACAAATGTATCTATTATTTGGTTTGGTGGTCATAATATCGCGGAAGGAACGCTTGAAGTAGGGAACATGATGGCGTTTATGACGTATGCTATGCAAATTTTAATGAGTTTTGTGATGATGGCGATGATTTTTGTATTTGTACCCCGTGCTCAAGCATCAGCTGTTCGTATTAATGAAGTACTTGATATGAAAGACGATATTAAAAATCCAGATTCACCAAAAGCATTTAATTCAGATAGTTCATTAACATTTAAAGAAGTTAGTTATAGCTACAGTGGTGCCGAAAAACCTGCTTTATCTGATGTTGATTTTACCGCAAAAAAAGGTGATACGGTTGCGATTATCGGAGGGACTGGTTCAGGTAAATCGACGTTGGTCAATTTAATTCCACGTTTCTTTGATACAACAGAAGGTGAGATATTAGTGGATGAATGCAATGTAAAAGATGTCTTGCAACATGAACTAAGAGAAAAAGTCAGTTTTGTACCACAAAAAGCAGTGCTATTTACCGGAACAATCCGATCAAATATGCAATATGGGAAAGAAAATGCAACAGACGACGAGATTTGGAAAGCTTTAGAAACAGCACAAGCAAAATCATTTGTTTCTGAATTACCAGATGGTTTGGATAGTAAAGTTGAGCAAGGTGGAACAAACTTCTCAGGTGGACAGCGTCAACGTCTATGTATAGCTAGAGCACTTATAAAAGACGCGTCAGTTTATGTATTTGATGATTCCTTCTCAGCACTTGATTTTAAAACAGATGCTGCTCTTAGAAAAGCATTGAAAGAGTCGATTACTGAAGCAGTAGTCGTCATAGTAGCGCAAAGAATTAGTACCGTGGTGGATGCTGATACGATTCTCGTATTAGATGATGGTGTCATGGTAGGTCGTGGCGATCACCAAACGCTAAAAGCAACAAATGATACCTATCAAGAAATTATTTCATCACAGTTGAGTAAGGAGGAAATAGCATGA
- a CDS encoding TIGR01457 family HAD-type hydrolase has translation MTYKGYLIDLDGTIYLGDKPIKAGKRFVDRLKEKNIPFLFVTNNTTKTPHVVKKRLQDSFDIDVSTDTIYTASLATVDYMKDKGLGKKVYVIGEEGLKEAIFSSGFVLDEEHPDYVVVALDTDLTYEKLAVATLAIQKGAHFIGTNPDKNIPTHRGLMPGAGSLIAGIETATQKSATYIGKPEAIMMEKALERLKLAANEVMMVGDNYETDIRAGIDNDIDTLLVLTGFTKKEDVVTLPIAPTKVIDSLDEWQV, from the coding sequence ATGACTTATAAAGGCTATTTAATCGATTTAGATGGTACCATTTATTTAGGAGACAAGCCAATTAAGGCTGGTAAGCGATTTGTTGATCGGCTAAAAGAAAAGAATATTCCTTTTTTATTTGTAACCAACAATACAACTAAGACACCTCATGTAGTAAAAAAAAGATTACAAGACTCTTTTGACATTGATGTTTCTACTGATACCATATATACAGCAAGTCTAGCTACAGTTGATTATATGAAAGATAAGGGCTTAGGAAAAAAAGTGTATGTGATTGGTGAAGAGGGATTAAAAGAGGCCATCTTTTCTTCAGGTTTTGTGTTAGATGAGGAACATCCTGATTATGTGGTTGTGGCTCTTGATACAGATTTAACCTATGAAAAATTAGCAGTTGCGACACTAGCTATTCAAAAAGGGGCACACTTTATTGGCACAAACCCTGACAAGAATATTCCAACTCATCGTGGTCTGATGCCAGGAGCTGGAAGTTTGATTGCAGGAATTGAGACAGCAACGCAAAAAAGTGCAACTTATATCGGGAAACCAGAAGCCATTATGATGGAAAAAGCTTTAGAGCGGTTAAAATTAGCTGCGAATGAAGTCATGATGGTGGGCGATAATTATGAAACGGATATCCGAGCAGGAATTGATAATGATATAGATACATTATTAGTTTTAACAGGATTTACAAAAAAAGAAGATGTGGTAACACTTCCTATTGCTCCTACAAAGGTCATTGATTCTTTAGATGAATGGCAGGTATAG
- the manA gene encoding mannose-6-phosphate isomerase, class I has product MAEPLFLKPVFQEKIWGGEKLSTEFGYELTSKMIGECWAISAHPHGVCTVKNGDFKGEKLDDLWKKHPELFGNPKEDVFPLLTKILDAEDDLSVQVHPDDFYGLSHEGELGKTECWYIISAEPGAEIIYGHHAKSKEELKKMIDSGEWNQLLRRIPVKKGDFFYVPSGTIHAIGSGIMILETQQSSDTTYRVYDYDRADDNGNTRELHIQQSLDVTTIPHIDPKLEITQLNENQSSVTTFIESDYFDVFEWNVDGILDIKSHAPYTLASVIEGFGYLKIGANQTYELSKGMHFIIPNGIDTWVLEGDMDIIASEPGKKNR; this is encoded by the coding sequence ATGGCAGAACCATTATTTTTAAAACCAGTATTCCAAGAAAAAATTTGGGGTGGAGAAAAATTATCGACTGAGTTTGGTTATGAATTAACTAGTAAAATGATAGGGGAATGTTGGGCAATTAGTGCGCATCCTCATGGTGTTTGTACGGTTAAAAATGGGGATTTCAAGGGAGAAAAGTTAGATGATTTATGGAAAAAACATCCGGAACTTTTTGGTAATCCAAAAGAAGACGTATTTCCATTACTGACTAAAATTTTAGATGCTGAAGATGACTTATCTGTTCAAGTCCATCCTGATGATTTTTATGGGTTAAGTCATGAGGGAGAATTAGGAAAAACGGAATGTTGGTATATCATTAGTGCAGAACCTGGAGCGGAAATTATTTATGGTCATCATGCTAAATCAAAAGAAGAATTAAAAAAAATGATAGACTCAGGTGAGTGGAATCAATTATTGAGACGTATACCTGTTAAAAAAGGTGATTTTTTCTATGTTCCTAGTGGGACCATTCATGCCATTGGTAGTGGGATTATGATTTTAGAAACGCAACAAAGCAGTGACACAACTTATCGCGTATATGATTATGATAGAGCAGATGACAATGGAAACACGCGTGAATTACATATTCAACAATCACTAGATGTGACGACTATTCCTCATATTGACCCTAAATTAGAAATAACGCAATTAAATGAGAATCAATCAAGTGTAACAACCTTTATTGAATCAGATTATTTTGATGTATTTGAGTGGAATGTCGATGGCATATTAGATATCAAATCTCATGCACCATACACATTAGCGAGTGTTATTGAAGGGTTTGGTTATTTAAAAATCGGTGCTAATCAAACGTATGAACTCTCAAAAGGAATGCATTTCATTATTCCCAATGGTATTGACACATGGGTATTAGAAGGTGATATGGATATCATCGCATCAGAGCCTGGAAAAAAGAATAGATAA
- a CDS encoding TetR/AcrR family transcriptional regulator, protein MPSPTFFRLEEEKQQKIIAACEKEFSDVPIHQASIANIVKYAGIPRGSFYQYFEDKDDVFYYICDNLVKEPETTFMALFKENKGNLFLTMQEFFDYFIYLILRSDHAKLLKNIFMYMDYKRSSEIFDELNIDRKTEKHLRGRKKQRYHQYEELIGNIDYSYLKISNAKELKVLLRLLFYTMHASINEIYRSEQMGKKVNIEKAKAEFNMKLDWIAYGVIEDK, encoded by the coding sequence ATGCCAAGTCCCACATTTTTTCGTTTAGAAGAAGAAAAGCAGCAAAAAATTATTGCAGCATGTGAAAAAGAATTTTCTGATGTTCCAATCCATCAAGCATCAATCGCTAATATTGTAAAGTATGCTGGTATACCAAGAGGAAGTTTTTATCAATATTTTGAAGATAAAGATGATGTCTTTTACTACATTTGTGATAATTTAGTAAAAGAACCTGAAACAACATTCATGGCATTATTTAAAGAAAACAAAGGAAACTTATTTTTAACCATGCAAGAATTTTTTGATTATTTTATTTATTTGATTTTGAGAAGTGATCATGCAAAGTTATTAAAAAATATCTTTATGTATATGGATTACAAACGTTCAAGTGAAATTTTTGATGAATTAAATATTGATCGAAAAACAGAAAAACATTTGAGAGGTCGAAAAAAGCAACGTTATCACCAATATGAAGAATTAATTGGAAATATTGATTATTCATACTTAAAAATATCTAATGCAAAAGAATTAAAAGTATTATTAAGATTATTGTTTTATACGATGCACGCATCAATTAATGAAATTTATCGTTCAGAACAAATGGGAAAAAAAGTAAATATTGAAAAAGCGAAAGCGGAGTTTAATATGAAGTTAGATTGGATAGCTTACGGGGTAATTGAAGATAAATAG